In Macaca fascicularis isolate 582-1 chromosome 15, T2T-MFA8v1.1, one genomic interval encodes:
- the LOC102144825 gene encoding ring finger protein-like: protein MEGAWALPTWKEEGREQAAGQGEEEECPICTEPYGAGEYRLALLNCGHGLCTGCLHRLLGSAPSADLGRVRCPLCRQKTPMLEWEICRLQEELLQADGPSHQPRRETPAPQHRNPGPWGSLEHRYHLRFLAGPAGGRGCLPFLPCPPCLGARLWALRERGPCARRLVLLSLLALELLGLLLVFTPLVLLGLLFMLLDRSGR, encoded by the coding sequence ATGGAGGGTGCCTGGGCCCTTCCAAcgtggaaggaggaggggagagagcagGCAGCGGggcagggggaagaggaggagtgCCCAATCTGCACAGAGCCTTACGGGGCCGGAGAGTACCGCCTGGCCCTGCTGAACTGCGGCCATGGCCTGTGTACGGGCTGCCTGCACAGGCTTCTGGGCTCGGCCCCCAGTGCCGACCTGGGCCGGGTGCGCTGCCCGCTGTGCCGTCAGAAGACGCCCATGCTGGAGTGGGAGATCTGCCGACTGCAGGAGGAGCTGCTACAGGCCGACGGGCCCTCACACCAGCCCCGCCGAGAGACCCCTGCACCCCAGCACCGCAACCCTGGGCCCTGGGGCTCCCTGGAGCACCGCTACCACCTGCGCTTCCTGGCAGGGCCCGCGGGCGGCCGGGGctgcctgcccttcctgccctgtCCCCCCTGCCTGGGTGCCCGGCTCTGGGCCCTGCGGGAGCGGGGACCCTGTGCCCGCCGCCTGGTGCTGCTGAGCCTGCTGGCCCTTGAGCTGCTGGGGCTGCTGCTGGTCTTCACGCCACTCGTGCTGCTGGGGCTGCTTTTCATGCTGCTGGACCGCTCTGGCCGCTGA
- the NDOR1 gene encoding NADPH-dependent diflavin oxidoreductase 1 isoform X4: MRHLVSHYLDIASVPRRSFFELLACLSLHELEREKLLEFSSAQGQEELFEYCNRPRRTILEVLCDFPHTAAAIPPDYLLDLIPAIRPRAFSIASSMLAHPSRLQILVAVVQFQTRLKEPRRGLCSSWLASLDPGQGPVRVPLWVRPGSLAFPETPDTPVIMVGPGTGVAPFRAAIQERVAQGQTRNFLFFGCRWRDQDFYWEAEWQELEMRDCLTLVPAFSREQEQKVYVQHRLRELGSLVWELLDRQGAYFYLAGNAKSMPADVSEALMSIFQEDGGLCSPDAAAYLARLQRTQRFQTETWA; the protein is encoded by the exons aTGCGGCACCTCGTGTCCCACTACCTGGACATCGCCAGCGTGCCTCGCCGCTCCTTCTTCGAGCTCCTGGCCTGTCTATCTCTCCATGAGCTGGAGCGGGAGAAGCTGCTGGAGTTCAGTTCTGCCCAAGGCCAGGAGGAGCTCTTTGAATACTGCAACCGGCCCCGCAGGACCATCCTGGAG GTGCTCTGTGACTTCCCGCACACAGCTGCTGCTATCCCTCCCGACTACCTGTTGGACCTCATCCCTGCTATCCGGCCAAGGGCCTTCTCCATCGCCTCCTCGATGCTG GCTCACCCCTCACGGCTGCAGATCCTCGTGGCTGTCGTGCAGTTCCAGACTCGCCTCAAGGAGCCCCGCCGGGGGCTCTGCTCCTCCTGGCTGGCATCCCTGGACCCTGGGCAAG GTCCTGTCCGGGTGCCCCTCTGGGTGCGGCCTGGGAGTCTGGCCTTCCCAGAGACACCAGACACCCCCGTGATCATGGTGGGGCCCGGCACTGGGGTAGCCCCCTTCCGAGCAGCCATCCAGGAGCGTGTGGCCCAGGGCCAGACCA GAAACTTCTTGTTTTTTGGCTGCCGCTGGCGGGACCAAGACTTCTACTGGGAGGCGGAGTGGCAGGAGCTGGAGATGCGGGACTGTCTGACCCTTGTCCCTGCCTTCTCCCGGGAACAG GAGCAGAAAGTGTACGTGCAGCACCGGCTCCGGGAGCTGGGGTCGCTCGTGTGGGAACTGCTGGACCGCCAGGGCGCATACTTCTACCTGGCAGG CAACGCCAAGTCCATGCCAGCGGACGTCTCGGAGGCCCTGATGTCCATCTTCCAGGAGGACGGCGGACTCTGCAGCCCCGATGCAGCCGCGTATCTAGCCAGGCTCCAGCGGACACAGCGCTTCCAGACCGAGACGTGGGCCTGA
- the NDOR1 gene encoding NADPH-dependent diflavin oxidoreductase 1 isoform X2: MKNFWRFIFRKNLPTTALCQMEFAVLGLGDSSYTKFNFVAKKLHRRLLQLGGSALLPVCLGDDQHELGPDAAVDPWLRDLWDRVLSLLPPPPDLAEIPPGVPLPSKFTLLFLQEAPRMGSEGQRVAHPGSQEPPSESKPFLAPMISNQRVTGPSHFQDVRLIEFDISGSGISFAAGDVVLIQPSNSAAHVQQFCQVLGLDPDQLFTLQPREPDVSCPTRLPQPCSMRHLVSHYLDIASVPRRSFFELLACLSLHELEREKLLEFSSAQGQEELFEYCNRPRRTILEVLCDFPHTAAAIPPDYLLDLIPAIRPRAFSIASSMLAHPSRLQILVAVVQFQTRLKEPRRGLCSSWLASLDPGQGPVRVPLWVRPGSLAFPETPDTPVIMVGPGTGVAPFRAAIQERVAQGQTRNFLFFGCRWRDQDFYWEAEWQELEMRDCLTLVPAFSREQEQKVYVQHRLRELGSLVWELLDRQGAYFYLAGNAKSMPADVSEALMSIFQEDGGLCSPDAAAYLARLQRTQRFQTETWA; the protein is encoded by the exons AACTTCTGGAGGTTTATATTCCGGAAGAACCTGCCCACCACCGCCCTCTGTCAGATGGAATTTGCCGTCCTGGGCCTCGGGGACTCCTCATACACCAA GTTCAACTTCGTGGCCAAGAAGCTGCACCGACGGCTACTGCAGCTTGGGGGCAGTGCCCTCTTGCCCGTGTGCCTGGGCGATGACCAGCATGAGCTGGG GCCCGACGCTGCTGTGGACCCCTGGCTGCGAGACTTGTGGGACAGGGTTCTGAGTCTGCTCCCACCGCCTCCGGACCTTGCCGAGATCCCTCCTGGAGTCCC CCTGCCCTCCAAGTTCACCCTGCTGTTCCTCCAAGAGGCGCCCAGAATGGGCTCTGAGGGGCAGCGGGTAGCTCACCCCGGCTCTCAGGAGCCCCCGTCAGAGTCGAAGCCCTTCCTAGCACCCATGATCTCCAACCAGAGAGTCACTGGCCCCTCCCACTTCCAGGACGTTCGGCTGATTGAGTTTGACATCTCGGGTTCTGGCATCAG TTTTGCTGCTGGTGACGTGGTGCTGATTCAGCCCTCCAACTCGGCTGCCCATGTCCAGCAGTTCTGCCAGGTGCTGGGCCTGGACCCTGACCAGCTCTTCACGCTGCAGCCACGGGAGCCAG ATGTCTCCTGCCCCACGAGGctgccccagccctgctccaTGCGGCACCTCGTGTCCCACTACCTGGACATCGCCAGCGTGCCTCGCCGCTCCTTCTTCGAGCTCCTGGCCTGTCTATCTCTCCATGAGCTGGAGCGGGAGAAGCTGCTGGAGTTCAGTTCTGCCCAAGGCCAGGAGGAGCTCTTTGAATACTGCAACCGGCCCCGCAGGACCATCCTGGAG GTGCTCTGTGACTTCCCGCACACAGCTGCTGCTATCCCTCCCGACTACCTGTTGGACCTCATCCCTGCTATCCGGCCAAGGGCCTTCTCCATCGCCTCCTCGATGCTG GCTCACCCCTCACGGCTGCAGATCCTCGTGGCTGTCGTGCAGTTCCAGACTCGCCTCAAGGAGCCCCGCCGGGGGCTCTGCTCCTCCTGGCTGGCATCCCTGGACCCTGGGCAAG GTCCTGTCCGGGTGCCCCTCTGGGTGCGGCCTGGGAGTCTGGCCTTCCCAGAGACACCAGACACCCCCGTGATCATGGTGGGGCCCGGCACTGGGGTAGCCCCCTTCCGAGCAGCCATCCAGGAGCGTGTGGCCCAGGGCCAGACCA GAAACTTCTTGTTTTTTGGCTGCCGCTGGCGGGACCAAGACTTCTACTGGGAGGCGGAGTGGCAGGAGCTGGAGATGCGGGACTGTCTGACCCTTGTCCCTGCCTTCTCCCGGGAACAG GAGCAGAAAGTGTACGTGCAGCACCGGCTCCGGGAGCTGGGGTCGCTCGTGTGGGAACTGCTGGACCGCCAGGGCGCATACTTCTACCTGGCAGG CAACGCCAAGTCCATGCCAGCGGACGTCTCGGAGGCCCTGATGTCCATCTTCCAGGAGGACGGCGGACTCTGCAGCCCCGATGCAGCCGCGTATCTAGCCAGGCTCCAGCGGACACAGCGCTTCCAGACCGAGACGTGGGCCTGA
- the NDOR1 gene encoding NADPH-dependent diflavin oxidoreductase 1 isoform X3, which yields MEFAVLGLGDSSYTKFNFVAKKLHRRLLQLGGSALLPVCLGDDQHELGPDAAVDPWLRDLWDRVLSLLPPPPDLAEIPPGVPLPSKFTLLFLQEAPRMGSEGQRVAHPGSQEPPSESKPFLAPMISNQRVTGPSHFQDVRLIEFDISGSGISFAAGDVVLIQPSNSAAHVQQFCQVLGLDPDQLFTLQPREPDVSCPTRLPQPCSMRHLVSHYLDIASVPRRSFFELLACLSLHELEREKLLEFSSAQGQEELFEYCNRPRRTILEVLCDFPHTAAAIPPDYLLDLIPAIRPRAFSIASSMLAHPSRLQILVAVVQFQTRLKEPRRGLCSSWLASLDPGQGPVRVPLWVRPGSLAFPETPDTPVIMVGPGTGVAPFRAAIQERVAQGQTRNFLFFGCRWRDQDFYWEAEWQELEMRDCLTLVPAFSREQEQKVYVQHRLRELGSLVWELLDRQGAYFYLAGNAKSMPADVSEALMSIFQEDGGLCSPDAAAYLARLQRTQRFQTETWA from the exons ATGGAATTTGCCGTCCTGGGCCTCGGGGACTCCTCATACACCAA GTTCAACTTCGTGGCCAAGAAGCTGCACCGACGGCTACTGCAGCTTGGGGGCAGTGCCCTCTTGCCCGTGTGCCTGGGCGATGACCAGCATGAGCTGGG GCCCGACGCTGCTGTGGACCCCTGGCTGCGAGACTTGTGGGACAGGGTTCTGAGTCTGCTCCCACCGCCTCCGGACCTTGCCGAGATCCCTCCTGGAGTCCC CCTGCCCTCCAAGTTCACCCTGCTGTTCCTCCAAGAGGCGCCCAGAATGGGCTCTGAGGGGCAGCGGGTAGCTCACCCCGGCTCTCAGGAGCCCCCGTCAGAGTCGAAGCCCTTCCTAGCACCCATGATCTCCAACCAGAGAGTCACTGGCCCCTCCCACTTCCAGGACGTTCGGCTGATTGAGTTTGACATCTCGGGTTCTGGCATCAG TTTTGCTGCTGGTGACGTGGTGCTGATTCAGCCCTCCAACTCGGCTGCCCATGTCCAGCAGTTCTGCCAGGTGCTGGGCCTGGACCCTGACCAGCTCTTCACGCTGCAGCCACGGGAGCCAG ATGTCTCCTGCCCCACGAGGctgccccagccctgctccaTGCGGCACCTCGTGTCCCACTACCTGGACATCGCCAGCGTGCCTCGCCGCTCCTTCTTCGAGCTCCTGGCCTGTCTATCTCTCCATGAGCTGGAGCGGGAGAAGCTGCTGGAGTTCAGTTCTGCCCAAGGCCAGGAGGAGCTCTTTGAATACTGCAACCGGCCCCGCAGGACCATCCTGGAG GTGCTCTGTGACTTCCCGCACACAGCTGCTGCTATCCCTCCCGACTACCTGTTGGACCTCATCCCTGCTATCCGGCCAAGGGCCTTCTCCATCGCCTCCTCGATGCTG GCTCACCCCTCACGGCTGCAGATCCTCGTGGCTGTCGTGCAGTTCCAGACTCGCCTCAAGGAGCCCCGCCGGGGGCTCTGCTCCTCCTGGCTGGCATCCCTGGACCCTGGGCAAG GTCCTGTCCGGGTGCCCCTCTGGGTGCGGCCTGGGAGTCTGGCCTTCCCAGAGACACCAGACACCCCCGTGATCATGGTGGGGCCCGGCACTGGGGTAGCCCCCTTCCGAGCAGCCATCCAGGAGCGTGTGGCCCAGGGCCAGACCA GAAACTTCTTGTTTTTTGGCTGCCGCTGGCGGGACCAAGACTTCTACTGGGAGGCGGAGTGGCAGGAGCTGGAGATGCGGGACTGTCTGACCCTTGTCCCTGCCTTCTCCCGGGAACAG GAGCAGAAAGTGTACGTGCAGCACCGGCTCCGGGAGCTGGGGTCGCTCGTGTGGGAACTGCTGGACCGCCAGGGCGCATACTTCTACCTGGCAGG CAACGCCAAGTCCATGCCAGCGGACGTCTCGGAGGCCCTGATGTCCATCTTCCAGGAGGACGGCGGACTCTGCAGCCCCGATGCAGCCGCGTATCTAGCCAGGCTCCAGCGGACACAGCGCTTCCAGACCGAGACGTGGGCCTGA